Below is a genomic region from Persicimonas caeni.
AAAGGCCTGGCGCAGGTGCGCATCAAAGAAGCCGAGGCCGACGCCATCCGCAAGGAAGGCATGGCCCGCGCCGAGGTCCGCGCCCAGCAGGGCGAGGCCGACGCCAAGGCCATCCAGGACAAGCTGGCCGCCGAGGCTGCCGGTCTGACCGAGAAGGCCGAGGCGATGAAGAACTTCGACAAGGAAGGCTACGAGTTCGAACGCTTCCAGATGGAGCTCGACCTGCAGCGCGAAATCAGCATGGAGCAGCTCGAGAAGTCGATCGAGATCGCCAAGGCGCAAGCCGCGGTGCTCGGAGACGCCTTCAAAGCCTCCAACATCAACATCGTGGGCGGCGACGACGCCTTCTTCGACAACTTCACCAAGTCGATCACCGTCGGCAAAATGGTCGAGGGGTTCATCGACACCAGCCCCACGGCCCGCAAGGTGCTCGACCAGGTCATGAACAAGGTCAGCAAGGACGAGGAGCCCGAGGCGCCCAAGGCGTCGGAGCCGACTGCATCGAAGGCTGACGACGTCGAAGAGGCGGTCACGGATCTGACGCCCGGAGAGTGACGTCGTTCGCGGAGCGGCTGCTTGCTGCCCGCGGAGCGCGCCCCGTTGTTTGGGGCGCCCGTGCAGCCCCGGGGCTCGCCCCGGGGGTTTGATCGACAATCACCACATGCGTTCGGCTATGCGACGTTACGTTGTGCCGACACGTGGCGTTCAGAGTTGCCCCGAGTTCAGGAGACGCACGGTTAACCCCAAGGCAAGCCATGGGGCTGCACCGGCGAGGGCTCCGCTGGGGGCAAGCCCCCGCTCCGCATGATTCCGGCGTTCGCAGGCCATTTGCCATGTCCGAAGAATCCCAAAAAGCCACCGAGACCCAAACCGACCAACCCCAGGTCTCGTCGTCCAACTACGACATCATCCGCAAGCGCCTCGAAGACCAGGCGCGCCAGCTGCGTGAGCGCACCGACAAGCTCAACGCCGCCCGCGCCGACCTCTTCGGCGGCACCGAGATGACCGTCATCGGCCAAGAGCGCATCCGCACCGAGAACAACTGCATCCCGCAGGACATCGTCAACGTCGGCGGGCGCATGCTCTTTGGCTACAACGTGCATATCGGCCTGAAGACCAAGACCGAGGTCGACGACGTCTTCAGCCTGCACGCCTTCGACAAGTCCGACGACGGCTTCAAGCTCGAGTCGGTCGGCCAGGATTCGGACGCCAACTTTCTAAGCGACGCCAAGTTCGTCAAAGACTTCGACGAGCTGTACGCCTACTACAAAGACGCGCGCCTGCGGCAGCTCATCAAGCTCGAGGGCCGACTGCTGGGCATCTTCCAGATCGGCTCGACCCTCGAGGACCGCCGCGTGCTTCGCTGGGGCTTGGACGCCCAGGAAAACGTCGAGTACATCGACAACGCCGGCGACCGCGACCTCAAGGCGCCCGACACCCACGACTTCCAGTGGCAGGGCGTCACCCGCGACGATCACGTCAAGGGCAAGCACCCGCATATCAGCATCCTCGACGAGGTCTTCGTCGAGACCGTCGGCGGCGACCTGACCATCAAGATCGAGGACAACACCGACGACGGCAAAGGCATCTACAGCGAGCCTGTGGAGGACCTGCACCAGTCGCTGGGCGACGGGGAGTTTTTCTGGGCCAAGATCGGCAACCTGATCTTGCTCAAGATCTTGCCGTACCGCGAGGAGGCGTGGCGCTACTTCGTCTACAACACGCTCACCCAAAAGGTGGAGCGCCTCGACGCCATCGGCCAGTCGTGCATCCGGCTGCCCGAAGACCAGGGCGTCATCTTCCCGGGCGGCTTCGTCTTGTCGAACGGCCAATCGAAGCGCTTCGACGCCACCGTCGAAGGCCTTCGCATCCACCAGGTCATCCGCTCGGCCAACGGTGAGGACGTCCTGTACGTCTTCTATCATCCCAAAGAGGGCGACTACCTACTGCTGGCCTACAACGTCATCCGCAAGGACGTCCAAAACCCGATCAACTGCCACGGCTACTCGCTGTTCGACGACGGCACGATGATCGTGTTCCGGTTCATGGGCGACGAGCCCACGCGCATCCATCCGATGCAGATCTGGCAGACGCCGTTTATCTCGGATGAGCACGCCGCCCAGCAGCCCAAAGACGACTCGCTGCTGAGCAATATCGGCAACGCCGAGCTGGTGCGCGGCATCTCCGACGCCTACAGCCTCTGCTCGATGGTCGGCGACCTCGAGCCGTCGATGCCGGTGTACGAGGCGCTCATCGCCACCGCCCAGAAGCTGCTCGACGCCTACTTCTGGCTCGACAAGGACGAGGCGCAAAACCTCGCCGAGGTCGCCACAGAGATCATCTCGACCGCCGAGCTCGTCATCGACGAGTTCCAGAAGGTCACCGCCCTCAAAAAGCGCGCCAAAGAGGCCCTCGAAGAGGCCGAGGCCAAGCAGCGCTCGCTCTTCACCGACGTGCGCTACCACGATTGGAACCGCATCGAGCGCTTCGTCGAGGGCCTCGACAAGCTCCGAAAGCAGCGCGGTCATCTGATCACGCTCAAGGAGATGCGCTACATCAAAGTCAGCCGCCTCGACGAGCTCGAGGCCGAGGTCAGCGAGCGCTACGACGACCTGAGCCGGGCGACCGTCGACTTTTTGCTCCAAGACGAGGCGCTTCGCACGTATCAAGAGGGCCTCGACGAGCTCGACGCCACTGTCGAAAACCTCGAGAACACCAAGCAAGCCGCCGAGCTCGAAAAGAAGCTCGACGAGATCAACAAAGGCCTGAACCTGTTGACCGAGGTCATCAGCGGCCTGCAGATCGACGACCCCACTAAACGCACGAAAATACTGGAGAATATCGGCGAGGTCCTCAGTCGCCAGAACCGCGCCCGCGCCCGGCTCGAGCGCAACACCAAGGAGCTGCAGGAAAAAGAGGGCAAGGCCGAATTCGCCGTCCAATTCCAGCTCTTCAGCCAGAGCGTGACCAGCGCGCTGGGCATGTGCGACACGCCTGAAGCGTGCGACGAGCAGCTCACGCGTTTGATGGTCCAGCTCGAGGAGCTCGAGAGCCGCTTTAGCTCCTTCGACGGCTATCTGGGCCGCCTCGCCGAGAAGCGCGAAGAGGTCTACGAGGTCTTCGAATCGCGCAAGCAAGCCTTGCTCGAGGAGCGCCAGCGCAAGGCGAACAACATCGCCAGGAGCGCCGACCGCATCCTCAAGGGCGTGGTGCGCCGCGCGTCGAACATGAAGTCGGTCGACGACCTGAACGCCTACTTCGCCTCCGACGCCATGGTCATGAAGGTGCGCGACCTGGTGACCAAGCTTCGCGAGCTCGAAGAGGACGTCAAAGCCGACGACATCACCACCCAGCTCAAGGCCGCCAAAGACAAAGCGGTGCGCCAGCTCCGCGACAAGCTCGACCTGTTCGAAGGTGGCGACAACGTCATCAAGTTCGGCCAGCACCGCTTCAGCGTGAACACCCAGTCGCCCGAGATGACGATGGTGCCGCGCGAGGTCGACGGCGAGCCGCGCATGGCGCTGCACATCACGGGCACCGACTTCTTCGAGATCATCGACGACGAGGAGTTCAACAAAACCCGGCGCTTCTGGGACCAGCACCTCATCTCGGAGACCGACACCGTCTACCGCGGCGAGTACTTGGCCGCCTCGATTCTCTTCGACGCCGAAGCGGGCGAAAACGAGCTGACGGTCGCCGAGTTGCAGCGCCGCAAAAAGTCCGAGAAGGGCCTGCAGCCGCTCATCCGCGAGTACATGAACGAGCGCTACGACGAGGGCTACGAGCGCGGCGTCCACGACGAGGACACCGCTAAAATTCTCGGAGCGTTCTTGGGCATGTACGCCACCGCCGGCCTGCTGCGCTTTACGCCGCGCGCCCGGGCGCTGGCGACGATGTTCTGGACGTTCGCCGAGCAACCCGACCGGCGCAAGAACTGGGGCCGAAGAGGCGTGAGCCTCGGGCGTCTGCGCGAGATCTTCGAGCACGGCAAGCCGCTCGAGGCATTGGGCGAAGAGCTCGCCCAAGAGATAGAAGCGTTCGCCGCCACCTTCGGTGCGGGGGCATCCCTGCCCTCGCCGCGAGAGCTAGAAGCACTCGCACCGAAAAAGGGCCTCTGCCGCGAAGCCGGACGCTACCTCGCCGAAGAGCTCGTCGACACCAACCCCCGCTTCGTCGAATCGAGCGAAGCGGTCGCCCTGCGCGACAAGTTCTTCAACTATCTCGACCAAAAGCACACTCGCCTCGACTTCGACGAGGACTTGAAGCAACTCCAAGGCAACCTCGCCGCGCGCTGGGAGCTCGTCATCGCCTGGCTCACGGGCTTCGCCGACAGCCAGCTCGACGACGACATGTCGCACCTGATCCCCGAGGTCGCCGCGCTGATCTTGACCGACGGCACCCTCGAGCGGCAGACCGCGCAGGCGCGCACCACCGCCGAAGTCACCGACCTTCTGGGCGACCACCCGCGCATCGACGGCGGCGCGCTCGAGCTTCGCCTCGACGAGTTTTTGACCCGGCTTCGCCGCTATATCGACGAGCACGTCCCCGCCTACAAGGAGTACAAAAAGCTCAGCCGCGACTTGCTCGAGCGCGAGCGCCGGCGCCTTCGCGTCGACAGCCTCGAGCCGCAGGTCTTCAGCGGATTCGTGCGCAACCGCCTCATCGACGAGGTCTACCTGCCGCTCATCGGCGACAACCTCGCCAAGCAGATGGGCACCGTCGGCGAGGACAGCCGCTCGGACCGAAGCGGCCTGCTCCTGCTCATCTCGCCGCCCGGCTACGGCAAGACGACCTTGATGGAGTATATCGCCGACCGCCTCGGCCTGATGTTCATGAAGATCAACGCACCCAGCCTGGGTCACGACGTCACCTCGCTCGACCCCGACGAGGCGCCCAACGCCACCGCGCGAAACGAGGTCGAAAAGATCAACCTCGCCCTCGAGATGGGCAACAACGTGATGCTCTATCTCGACGATATCCAGCACACCCACCCCGAATTCTTGCAGAAATTCATCTCGCTATGCGACGCCACCCGCCGCATCGAGGGTGTCTGGAACGGACGCACCAAGACCTACGACCTTCGCGGCAAGCGCTTCTCGGTGGTCATGGCCGGTAACCCGTACACCGAGTCGGGCGAGCGCTTCACGATCCCCGACATGCTCGCCAACCGCGCCGACACCTACAACCTGGGCGACATCCTCAGCGGCAAGCAGGACGCCTTCGAGATGAGCTATATCGAAAACGCGCTCACCTCGAACAAGGTCACCGCCCCGCTCGTCACCCGCGAGCGCCAAGACATCATGCGCTTCATGAAGATGGTCGACGGCCAGCAAATCCCGCTGACCGAGTTCGACCACGCCTACTCGTCAGTGGAGGCCGGCGAGATCGTCAACGTGCTCGAAAAGCTGGTGCAAATCCGCGACGTGGTGCTCAAGGTCAACCAGCAGTACATCATCTCGGCGGGCAAAAAGGACGAGTACCGCACCGAGCCGCCCTTCCAGCTGCAGGGCAGCTACCGCAACATGGGCCGCATGACCGAGAAGGTCGCCTCGGCGATGAACGACCGCGAGGTCCAAGAGATCATCGACAACCACTACAACCAGGAATCCCAGACGCTCACCACCGGCTCCGAGCAAAACCTGCTCAAGCTCGCCGAGCTTCGTGGCACCTTGACCGAGGAGCAAAAAGAGCGTTGGGAAGAGATCAAACGCGAGTACAAACGCCGCAAGATGATGGGCGGCGACGACGACCCCGTCAGCCGCGTCGCCGGCCCCCTGGCCACGCTCGTCCAACGCCTCGAAGACGTCCACACCGCCCTGCAGACCGACACGGTCTCCGGCGAGCTGGGCGAAATCCGCGGGGTGCTCGAAAAGGCCGTCGATTCGGCAGCCAAAGCCACAGCCAAAAAGCCGTCGACCGTCGACCGCCCCAAGCCCAAACAACAGCAGCCGGCAGCAACCGCCCCGGCCACCGCCGAAGCCTTGTCCGAAGCCCTGCTCTCCCTGCAACAAGCCAAGCTCGAGGTCCAGGTCGTCGGCGACATGCCCTCGAAACTCGGCGAGGTCCTCGAGAGCCAACTCGGCCTCATCGAAAGCGCCATCTTGCCCTTGGCCAAATTCGTCTACCGCGAAGCCGAAGACGACAAACGCCGCGACGCCCAACTCGACGAGGTCATGCGCAAGCTCGACGCGCTGCGCGGCACGCCCGTGCCGGAAGGCGAGTAACCCAATCGGTCAATTGTTCGACATCTTCCTCCCCCGCGTAGCGAGGGGAGGACCGAGGAGGGGCGTCCCTTTCCATGTAGCGAAGCGAAATGGAGAGGGATTCAGGGAGAGGCCCCTACTACAATCGCCCGCAAGCAATCCGCCCCCCGCTACGGGCAACGCACGTCGGCTACGCCTCCGTGCTCGCCCGCAGCTAAAAGTTCGTATCACCCACAAGGGGTTCGAGGACGAGAAGCGGCTTCGTGGTTAGCAACCGCCGGGAAGCAACCCATTGGAACGAGCGTCGATCGTTGCTAGAATCCGAGTAGGCGCCCACACTTGGGCTGTGAGCATAGGAGGTGCTTCAATGCCGCGTACCGAAATCAAAGAGCAAGCCCACAAACTTGTCGATGAACTACCAGACGACGCGACTTGGGAGGACCTCGAGTACAAGATCTATGTGCGTCGCAAGATAGAGCGTGGCCTCGAGAGTATCGAGAAGGGAGAGACCGTGAGTACCGATGAGGTACGCGCACGCTTCGGACTGGATAAGAGAAGCTACGGGCAACGCACGTCGGCTACGCCTCCGTGCTCGCCCGCAGCTAAAAGTTCCGTATCACCCACAAGGGGTTCGAGGTTGGAGTCCTGGCAGGAGAATGCATTTTGAGCCGTCCGGAGCCTGTTGCTCAATTGTCTCGAACGGGCCGTTTGGGCAGGACCGACGATCGTGGAACCCCTTGTGGGTGCAAAAGAATTTGTAGCTGCGGGCGAGCGAGGCGTCCCGAAGGGCGCCGAGAGTTGCCCGTAGCGGGGTTTGTCCTTGCCTTCCACCTCACGGCACCGTCGCCTGCCCGCTGCTATCACTGCCCCAACAATGGGTCGTCCCATTGTCATCCACCCCGCAGGTATGCCACCGCCCCGCGTCGATGGACGTGAACACGACCGTCGTAGGCGGCGTCGATTGCCCGTAGGAGTCTTGCCCCCAACACTCGACCTGCCCAAAACCGTCGAGCACGCAGGTGTGGTTCCACCCCGACGAGATCTGCTCGTAGCCAGCCCCCGCTGGCGCGTCGCTCACCTCGCCGGCGTCGTCTTTGCCCCAGCAATTGACTTCGCCGCCCGTCGTCAGCGCGCACGTAAAGCTCTGGCCGACGCTGACCTGCGCGAAGCTGCCCTGGCGCACCTGGGCCTGGCCGTGGTCGCTGCGTCCCCAGCACCATAGCTCGTTCGACTCTTTGATCCCGCAGGTATGATGCGGCCCGGCGGCGATCTGCAAAAACTCGCCCGTCGGCGCCGAGGCCTTGCCGTCGTCGGTATTGCCCCAGCATTCGACCCGCCCGTCGACGCCGATCGCGCAGGCGTGCCGGCTGGCCGCGCTCACCTGCACGTACTCGCCGCCCAGCGGCGTCGCCATGCCGTCGGTGTCCGCGCCCCAGCACTGCAACTCGTGAGACATATCGATACCGCAGGTGTGCAGGCCCCCGGCGCTCACGTCGATGAAGCTCGCCTGCGGCGGCGTCGCCTGACCGGCGTTATCCGCGCCCCAGCACCGAACGGAGCCGCCGGCGGCGATCTCGCAGGTGTGGTTGCCGCCGGCGCTCACCTGCGTGTCGATGCAGCTCGCGGTCGTGCTCGGCATCCAGTCCGACGAGACGGACGACGGAAGGCACAACAGACACGCATCGTCGCTCTTGGCCTCGCCGCTCGAAAAACACGTGCCGTCGATCAGACACGCGTCCGCATTCACGCTGCCCTGCTGGCACTGCCCCAGATCGTCGCACGTCCCCTCCCCGGTGCAGCTCAGCCCGTCATCGCAGCTCGCGCCGGGGGTCACGCGCTCCACGCAATTGCCGCGCAGACACACGTTCTCCATGCACGGCGTGTCGATGGGCGCACACTCGACGTCCGCGCACAGGTCGGCCGCGTCCGCCTCTCCCGTATCCTCGTCGCCTGCATCCTCCCGGCCTCCATCCGGAGCGACGGTGCTGTCCTCCTCGACGTCACTCGACGCATCCTGGGGCTGCTCGGCGTCGCCGGCATCAGACACCCCCGCGTCGGCCGTGCCGTTCGGCTCGGGGTCGTCCGAACAGCCGCCCGTCGCCAGCACGGTCGCCAGCGCGACGAACAAAACAACCACCACACGACGGGATGCGGGCACGCGCCCCCGGGACATCGAGTCTGACTTCATACAACTTCTCTCCAAAAGCATCGTCTTGATCAGGCGCCGTATCGCACTCTACAGACTTACCTTGCGGGCGCGTTTGCAAGCAACCTGCGAGCACTGCTCACCGCAGTTGCCCAACCGGCCTCCCTTGGGGCACACTCGCCCAGCAAAACGTTTCTCCAGATTCGGTGCATGTCATGCTCTTCGAAGTCCTCGTCGGCGTATTTTTCATCGCGGTAGGCGCTGCGGTGACGCTCTACCAACAGCACAAGACGTACAAGCCCCCCGAGGGGAGCGCCCTCGACGAGCCGATCAAGTTCGACGAGCTGCGCAACAAGCCCGCCAAGCTCGCCCGCGTGGCCGACAAGATCTCGTCGGTGGGCATCATCCGCTTCGAACAGATCGAGGGCCGCAACGAGCACACGGTCTACGAGGCCTTCGTCATCGACAGCAACGGGATCCCGGTCACGATCGCCCAAGAGCTCGATCATGCGACCGCGCTCGAAAAGGCCCAGTGGCTCGCCGCCAAGCTCGACGTGCCCCTCGACGACCAATCCGACTGACTCACCTCTCCCTACCTCTTCCTCCCCCCACCTCCCCCTCCCATTGTATCGCAACCTCGCTTCCGCTATGCACAAGGCGAGGATCGACAATTCGACCACAATGAATACCACTGGAGGGAGAGGAGTATGAGGTACTGTAGAGACGCAACTGTTTCACCTGCGGCCGGCGCGATGCGCCTGCTCGCCCTGATCGGCCTGCTCGCCTTGACGATCGTCGGCACTGCGTGCTCCGACGACGAGGAGCCGCCCGCCGAGACGACGACGCCGCAGATCTCCGCCTTTGCGGCCGAGCCTGCGACCATCACCGCCGGTGAGCCGGCCACGCTCAACTGGACGATCGCCAACGCGACCTCGGCCGAGATCTCGGTCGTCGACGGCGACTTCAGCCACACGATCGCCGACGAGAACCTCGCCTCCGGCTCGCTCGAAGTCACCCCCGAGGCGACGACCACCTACGTGCTGACCGCCGTCAACGGCGACAAAGAGGCGACCGCGCAGGTCGAAGTCACCGTCGAGGAGCCGGTCGCCGCGCCCAGCGTCGACAGCTTCGAGGCCTCGCCCGAGACGATCACCGAAGGCGAGACGGCCACCCTCAGTTGGACGACGACCGGGGCTACTTCGCTCGCGCTCGTCGACGGCGACGGCAACGACATCGACCTGGGCGACGCCGACGTCGACTCGGGCTCGGTCGACGTCTCGCCGACCGCAGACACCACCTACACCCTGACGGCCACCAACGATGGCGGCAGCGACCAACAGAGCGTGACCGTCTCCGTCGACGCGCTGCCCGACGCCCCGACCATCGACGCCTTCTCGGTCTCGCCGAACCCGGCGCAGGTCGGCGGCACCGTTACCGTCTCCTGGGATGTCACCGGCGCCGACACCCTCACCCTCGAATCGGACGCCGACGGCGCCATCGACATCAGCAGCGAGCCGACCGACACAGGCTCGATCGACGTGACCGTGCCCGACCAGACCGACGTGGTCTACACGCTCACCGCCGAGAACGCCGGCGGCACCGCCACCCAGGACTTCACCCTGACCACCGGCGACGCGGTCACCATCGCCTCGTTCACCGCCGACCCCAGCGACACGATCGTCCAGGGCGACAGCGTCACGCTGAGCTGGTCGGTCGCCAACGCCACCGACGTCACCCTCGAGTCCGACATCACCGGCGCCATCGACCTGAGCAACCTGGCCACGCCCGGCGAGATCTCGCTGCAGCCCCAGCAGACCACGACCTACACGCTGACCGCCGAGGGCCTCGGTGGCCCGGTCACCGAGACCTTGACCGTCGACGTCGCCCCGCCGGTCGCCATCACCGACTTTAGCGCCAGCCCGCAGACCGACGTCGCCCCGGGCTCCGACGTCACCCTCAGCTGGACCGTCACCGGCGCCACCCAGATCGACATCGAGGATAGCGCCGCCAACTCGGTCTACTCGGGCACCGACCTGACCGGCACGGTCACCGTCACCCCCTCGGCCGACGAGACCTACACGATCACGGCGAGCAACGCGGGCAGCTCGGACACCGCCGACGTCACCGTCACCGTGCTTTCCGCCCCCACGATCAACACGTTCGGCGCCACGCCCGACACCGACGTCCCCGCAGGCTCCGACGTCACCCTGAGCTGGGACGTCTCCAACGCAGCCCAGGTCGACATCGTCGACGACGCCGCCACCTCGATCTACTCGGGCAGCGACGCCACCGGCACCGTCACGGTCAACCCGACCGCCGACGTGACCTACACCCTGACGGCGACCAACGCCAACGGCTCGGACACCGCCGACGTCACCGTGACCACCGTGGCCGCGATCACCATCGACAGCTTCAGCGCCGACACCACCACGACCGTCTCCGGTGAAGCCGTCCAACTGAGCTGGACGACCACCAACGGCAACGCGCTGACGATCACCGGCGACGCGGGCATCACCAACTACACCGCCGCCAGCGGCGAAGTCGCCTCGGGCACCCTCGTGGTGCGCCCGCAGACGACCACCATCTATACGCTCACCCTCGACGGGCCGGGCAACCAGCAGCAGACCTCCACGCTCACCGTCACCGTCGACGCCGCCAACCTGGTCATCAGCGAGGTGCTCTATGACGTGGCCGGAAGCGACGACACCTACGAATGGATCGAGGTCTACAACGCCGGCGACACCTTCGTGGACCTGTCGAATTACTCGATGGGCGGCGGCGGGAGCGACTACACCTACTCGCAGCTCGACCTGAGCGGCACCCTCGCCCCGCAGGGCTGCGCGGTCTTCGGCGGGCCGGCCTCCACCGCCGACAACGCCAACCCGACCTTCTTCGACGGCACCGGCACCGACATCGTCAACGACCTGCAAAACGGCGGCAGCACCGCCGACGGCGTGGCGCTCTTCTTCGCCCCCTCGGCCAACGTCGACGCCTCCAGCGTGCCCATCGACTCGGTGCTGTACGGCGACGCCAACAGCTCCGGGCTGCTCGGCGAAGACGGCTCCGCCGACACCGAGCTCTCCCCGGACGTCGCCAGCGGCTCGAGCCTCGCGCGCATCTCGCCGACGAGCGACGTCTTCGTCGAGCGCACCTCGCCGACGCCCGGGCGCTGCTTCAACGCCACCACCGTCAGCTCGGCCAGCGCCCCCGCCGACACCACCGGCACCACCACCATCGAGGGCTTCGGCCTCGACCCGGCCCTCGACACCTACGAACTCGAGGACGACAGCGGCACCGCCTTCGTGCTCACCAACTGCACCGAGACGAGCCAAGACGTCGTCGAATGCACCGTCCCGGTGCTCACGAGCGCCTCGTCGGCCGCCCTCGACCTGGTGATCACCCGCAACCTCGAGTACACCCCCGACGCCGACGGCGACCCCACGGCGACCCCGGCCGCCCAGCCGCAGGAGTTCCGCCTCGCCGACGCCTACGCGCCGAGCAACACCATCAACTGGTGCAACGTCCAGTTTCCCCCCACCGCCACACTCACCACGGGCGGCACCACGATCGTCTACGGCCAGCTCTACATCGCCGGGTACACCGACACGCAGTCGACCGTCTTCGACTCTCCGTCCATCGTCTCGCAGCTGGGCGTCGGCCCCGACAACAGCGACCCGTCCACGGCCACCGGCTGGTCCTGGACCGACGCGTCGCCGAACACGGGCTTCGACTTCTCCCAGAATAACGACGAGTACCAGGCCACGCTCACCGCTCCGGCGACCGCCGGAAACTACGACTACGCCTATCGCTTCTCGGGCGACGGCGGCCAGACCTGGACCTACTGCGACAGCAACGGTCCCGGCGACGGCTACGTACCGAGCGACGCCGGCCAGTTGACGGTGAACTAAGCTCGCCCCGCGTGCACAACATGCGGGCACAAAAAAAGGCCGCCGAGGATTGCCTCGGCGGCCTTTTTTCATGTCACACACGCGAGCTTCTCAGCCGCGATAGACCCGCTCCATGCGGTTGGTCAGCCGGTTGAGGCCGCCACCCATGAAGGTCTTTTGGACCTCGCCGTCCTTGTAGATGACCGTGAACGGAAGGTCGGTCACGTCGGCCAGCCACGGGCTCTGCTTTTTGAACCCGGCCAGACCCGGCTGATTGATGATCAGCTTGCCGAAGCGCACGTCGTCCCATCCCTCGCAGCCTTCGCACCACTCGGTGAGCTCTTTGGCGAACGCATCACATGCGGGGCAGTCAGACTTGCCGAGCATCAGCACGGCCTTGGGCGAATTGACGAACTCTTCCCAGTTGTCGCGTCCAATGATTTCAAATTCCGCCATGATTTACTTCCTTGGGGTTTGAGGCGTTGGGGGTTGGGACTTACCACGGGGGCCACGGCGAACACGGTGAACGACATTATTGTTCTTCCCCGTACTCCCCGTGGTGAATTACATGCAGTTCTCAGTCAGTCTCGACGAACTCTGCGCCCGGCTCCCACTCGGCGCCGCAAAGGCCACCCGACTGGAGCGCCTGCACGGTGCGCAGCACCTCTTTGGCGCTACGGCCGACGCCGGCCTCGTCGCGGTCGATGTCGTTGACCGACAGCGACTTGATGCGGCCTTCGGGGTTGACGACCACGGTGGCGCGGAAGGCGATGCCGTTCTCTTCTTCGTAGACGCCGAACGCCTTGCTCACCGAGTGGTTCGTGTCGGCGAGCACCGGGTGGGTGATGCCCTCTTCGAAGGTCTCTCCGTCTTCGAACCAGTTCTTGTGGCTGAAGAACGAGTCGGTGCTGCAGCCGATCACGGCCACGCCGTCGTCGGCGAAGTCTTCCTGCAGCTCTTCAAACTCACGGATCTCGGTGGGGCAGATGAACGTGAAGTCGGCCGGGTACCAGTAAAGCACGTACCACTGACCCTCATAGTCCTTGCTCGAGACGGTCTTGTTCTCGCCTTTGACGTATGCTGCTGCTTCCCACTCAGGTGCCTGCTGTCCTACGATCGTCATTGGGTTCCTCGCTTCCTGATTACAGAAATACAAATTGGTACTCTTAGATGCGCAATCGCGCCGGCCGTTACATGCGCCG
It encodes:
- a CDS encoding DNA repair ATPase, giving the protein MSEESQKATETQTDQPQVSSSNYDIIRKRLEDQARQLRERTDKLNAARADLFGGTEMTVIGQERIRTENNCIPQDIVNVGGRMLFGYNVHIGLKTKTEVDDVFSLHAFDKSDDGFKLESVGQDSDANFLSDAKFVKDFDELYAYYKDARLRQLIKLEGRLLGIFQIGSTLEDRRVLRWGLDAQENVEYIDNAGDRDLKAPDTHDFQWQGVTRDDHVKGKHPHISILDEVFVETVGGDLTIKIEDNTDDGKGIYSEPVEDLHQSLGDGEFFWAKIGNLILLKILPYREEAWRYFVYNTLTQKVERLDAIGQSCIRLPEDQGVIFPGGFVLSNGQSKRFDATVEGLRIHQVIRSANGEDVLYVFYHPKEGDYLLLAYNVIRKDVQNPINCHGYSLFDDGTMIVFRFMGDEPTRIHPMQIWQTPFISDEHAAQQPKDDSLLSNIGNAELVRGISDAYSLCSMVGDLEPSMPVYEALIATAQKLLDAYFWLDKDEAQNLAEVATEIISTAELVIDEFQKVTALKKRAKEALEEAEAKQRSLFTDVRYHDWNRIERFVEGLDKLRKQRGHLITLKEMRYIKVSRLDELEAEVSERYDDLSRATVDFLLQDEALRTYQEGLDELDATVENLENTKQAAELEKKLDEINKGLNLLTEVISGLQIDDPTKRTKILENIGEVLSRQNRARARLERNTKELQEKEGKAEFAVQFQLFSQSVTSALGMCDTPEACDEQLTRLMVQLEELESRFSSFDGYLGRLAEKREEVYEVFESRKQALLEERQRKANNIARSADRILKGVVRRASNMKSVDDLNAYFASDAMVMKVRDLVTKLRELEEDVKADDITTQLKAAKDKAVRQLRDKLDLFEGGDNVIKFGQHRFSVNTQSPEMTMVPREVDGEPRMALHITGTDFFEIIDDEEFNKTRRFWDQHLISETDTVYRGEYLAASILFDAEAGENELTVAELQRRKKSEKGLQPLIREYMNERYDEGYERGVHDEDTAKILGAFLGMYATAGLLRFTPRARALATMFWTFAEQPDRRKNWGRRGVSLGRLREIFEHGKPLEALGEELAQEIEAFAATFGAGASLPSPRELEALAPKKGLCREAGRYLAEELVDTNPRFVESSEAVALRDKFFNYLDQKHTRLDFDEDLKQLQGNLAARWELVIAWLTGFADSQLDDDMSHLIPEVAALILTDGTLERQTAQARTTAEVTDLLGDHPRIDGGALELRLDEFLTRLRRYIDEHVPAYKEYKKLSRDLLERERRRLRVDSLEPQVFSGFVRNRLIDEVYLPLIGDNLAKQMGTVGEDSRSDRSGLLLLISPPGYGKTTLMEYIADRLGLMFMKINAPSLGHDVTSLDPDEAPNATARNEVEKINLALEMGNNVMLYLDDIQHTHPEFLQKFISLCDATRRIEGVWNGRTKTYDLRGKRFSVVMAGNPYTESGERFTIPDMLANRADTYNLGDILSGKQDAFEMSYIENALTSNKVTAPLVTRERQDIMRFMKMVDGQQIPLTEFDHAYSSVEAGEIVNVLEKLVQIRDVVLKVNQQYIISAGKKDEYRTEPPFQLQGSYRNMGRMTEKVASAMNDREVQEIIDNHYNQESQTLTTGSEQNLLKLAELRGTLTEEQKERWEEIKREYKRRKMMGGDDDPVSRVAGPLATLVQRLEDVHTALQTDTVSGELGEIRGVLEKAVDSAAKATAKKPSTVDRPKPKQQQPAATAPATAEALSEALLSLQQAKLEVQVVGDMPSKLGEVLESQLGLIESAILPLAKFVYREAEDDKRRDAQLDEVMRKLDALRGTPVPEGE
- a CDS encoding RCC1 domain-containing protein; protein product: MKSDSMSRGRVPASRRVVVVLFVALATVLATGGCSDDPEPNGTADAGVSDAGDAEQPQDASSDVEEDSTVAPDGGREDAGDEDTGEADAADLCADVECAPIDTPCMENVCLRGNCVERVTPGASCDDGLSCTGEGTCDDLGQCQQGSVNADACLIDGTCFSSGEAKSDDACLLCLPSSVSSDWMPSTTASCIDTQVSAGGNHTCEIAAGGSVRCWGADNAGQATPPQASFIDVSAGGLHTCGIDMSHELQCWGADTDGMATPLGGEYVQVSAASRHACAIGVDGRVECWGNTDDGKASAPTGEFLQIAAGPHHTCGIKESNELWCWGRSDHGQAQVRQGSFAQVSVGQSFTCALTTGGEVNCWGKDDAGEVSDAPAGAGYEQISSGWNHTCVLDGFGQVECWGQDSYGQSTPPTTVVFTSIDAGRWHTCGVDDNGTTHCWGSDSSGQATVP